The Fluviicola sp. genome contains a region encoding:
- a CDS encoding DUF4382 domain-containing protein — protein sequence MKRILVFTLMIVCAGFTIQSCKKDNKVSQGQMEVRMTDSPGDFVALNVEIVKIEAYLQNSGWVTINESSHEINIMTLTNGAEVTLASATTVQPGTYTKLKLTFSGENSLTFNGSNGSNTVNLSFGSSFQGQVEVPIHCTVSSGVTASILLDFNVGSSIAQAGGGYTLNPVIAEIVDPSTGVQGQVSGASQAAITLSNASYNASTFINSNGYFMIKGVPDGTYTLNIEAKAQGEVVTSQESIQNVTVTKGQIKNVGSIQI from the coding sequence ATGAAAAGGATACTAGTATTTACGTTGATGATTGTTTGTGCAGGATTCACTATTCAATCATGTAAGAAAGACAATAAAGTCTCTCAGGGACAAATGGAAGTTCGAATGACCGATTCACCGGGTGATTTCGTAGCGCTGAATGTGGAAATCGTGAAAATCGAAGCTTATCTCCAGAATTCCGGGTGGGTAACCATCAATGAATCTTCCCATGAAATTAACATCATGACTTTGACAAATGGGGCAGAGGTTACACTTGCAAGTGCAACAACTGTTCAACCGGGAACATATACCAAACTAAAATTGACTTTTAGTGGTGAGAACAGTTTAACGTTTAACGGATCGAATGGTTCAAACACGGTAAACCTTTCTTTCGGATCCAGTTTCCAGGGACAGGTTGAAGTTCCGATCCATTGTACGGTTAGCAGCGGTGTAACGGCAAGTATTTTGCTGGATTTCAACGTTGGCTCATCCATTGCACAAGCGGGTGGTGGTTATACACTGAACCCGGTAATTGCAGAGATTGTCGATCCGTCGACAGGTGTGCAGGGACAGGTAAGCGGAGCTTCGCAGGCAGCAATTACTTTAAGTAATGCTTCATACAATGCAAGTACGTTCATTAACAGCAACGGATATTTTATGATCAAAGGTGTTCCCGACGGAACATATACTTTGAACATTGAAGCGAAAGCACAAGGTGAAGTGGTAACATCTCAGGAAAGTATACAAAACGTAACGGTTACGAAGGGCCAGATAAAAAATGTAGGCTCTATCCAGATCTAA
- the cyoE gene encoding heme o synthase: MGIGKKVKMYMNFTKFRLSALVILSALSGYLFVGGRDGLEMTYLILGGLLVTAASNGSNQIWERELDVLMNRTGKRPLPMGEMSVNEGLIVIALCLLPGLWMLYQLNLGCMLLGLAAFVSYVFIYTPMKRISTWAVFVGAFPGALPPMIGAVAGSDSFGLVPGVLFFVQFVWQFPHFWAIAWVVYDDYQQAGFSLLPSKQGRTKGSAFQIMIYSLALIPFSLLPWLMGWTSDITLIVAGSFSILFFLQAYKLFLSLTIADARKLMFASFIWLPVVQFLYVFDRKLPEIMDALWQHGTLF; the protein is encoded by the coding sequence ATGGGTATTGGCAAAAAAGTGAAGATGTACATGAATTTCACCAAATTCAGACTCTCAGCCCTTGTTATTCTATCGGCACTTTCCGGATATTTATTTGTTGGCGGTCGTGACGGACTGGAAATGACCTACTTAATACTTGGTGGTTTATTGGTAACTGCTGCCTCCAACGGATCCAATCAAATCTGGGAACGCGAACTGGATGTTTTGATGAACCGTACCGGGAAAAGACCGCTTCCCATGGGAGAAATGTCTGTTAACGAAGGATTAATTGTCATCGCACTTTGTTTACTTCCGGGATTGTGGATGCTTTATCAATTGAACCTGGGTTGCATGCTTCTTGGTTTAGCCGCATTTGTCTCTTACGTTTTTATTTATACCCCGATGAAGCGCATTTCTACATGGGCTGTTTTTGTGGGGGCATTTCCCGGAGCACTTCCTCCAATGATCGGAGCTGTTGCCGGATCCGACAGCTTTGGTTTGGTGCCGGGCGTATTGTTTTTCGTGCAATTTGTGTGGCAATTCCCGCATTTCTGGGCCATTGCCTGGGTGGTTTACGATGATTACCAGCAAGCAGGATTTTCCTTACTGCCTTCCAAACAGGGAAGAACCAAAGGATCGGCTTTCCAGATCATGATCTACTCACTGGCATTGATTCCGTTTTCATTATTGCCATGGCTGATGGGCTGGACAAGCGACATTACTTTAATAGTAGCCGGAAGTTTTTCCATCTTATTCTTCCTTCAAGCTTATAAATTATTCCTAAGCCTTACTATTGCCGATGCCCGGAAACTGATGTTTGCATCTTTTATCTGGTTACCGGTTGTTCAATTTTTATATGTGTTCGACAGAAAGCTTCCTGAAATTATGGACGCTTTGTGGCAGCACGGTACTCTTTTTTAA
- a CDS encoding cytochrome c oxidase subunit 3: MAGHATTHVDAATAWGGKTSPFNVSYGKLMMWFFLVSDALTFGGLLVAYGYTRHTTQSAWPIGEETFDSLPFLGHGYPLMYVALMTFILIVSSVTMVLAVEAGHRMDKKGVMKWMIATIIGGFFFLGSQAWEWSHFIHGSHFGSVEILSGEHTGSRAIVKGHFGELESFTVVEAGRHHKVGDVIKETPDELFHHFRTAVMNGQVKDGKITLHDGSVATWKKHNDEHMELIIKTDGTGHSLSKVTKIHGKDAEVKYWESVNSGKKGAIIYGADLKSNEYGPSQYGQFFFFITGFHGFHVFSGVVINILIFLGVSRGTYHKRGHYEMVEKTGLYWHFVDLVWVFVFTFFYLV, translated from the coding sequence ATGGCTGGACACGCTACAACACACGTCGACGCAGCAACCGCTTGGGGCGGGAAGACTTCACCGTTTAACGTAAGTTACGGTAAGTTAATGATGTGGTTTTTCTTGGTATCGGATGCATTGACATTCGGTGGATTGTTAGTTGCTTATGGTTATACGCGCCACACTACACAGAGCGCATGGCCGATCGGTGAAGAGACTTTTGACTCCTTGCCTTTCTTAGGTCACGGTTATCCATTGATGTACGTTGCATTGATGACCTTCATTTTGATCGTATCATCCGTAACGATGGTATTGGCGGTTGAAGCCGGTCACCGAATGGACAAAAAAGGTGTTATGAAGTGGATGATCGCTACGATCATCGGTGGTTTCTTCTTCCTGGGTTCTCAGGCTTGGGAGTGGTCTCACTTCATTCACGGTTCTCATTTCGGAAGCGTTGAAATCCTTTCCGGAGAGCACACAGGTTCACGTGCAATCGTAAAAGGTCATTTCGGAGAGTTGGAAAGCTTTACAGTTGTTGAAGCAGGAAGACACCACAAAGTAGGTGATGTGATCAAAGAAACTCCGGACGAATTGTTCCACCATTTCCGCACAGCGGTTATGAACGGACAAGTGAAAGACGGAAAAATCACTTTGCATGACGGTTCAGTTGCTACCTGGAAAAAACACAACGACGAGCACATGGAATTGATCATCAAAACGGATGGAACAGGTCATTCTTTATCAAAAGTGACTAAGATCCACGGAAAAGATGCTGAAGTGAAATACTGGGAGTCTGTTAACTCCGGAAAAAAAGGAGCGATCATTTACGGTGCTGATTTGAAAAGCAACGAGTACGGTCCATCCCAATACGGACAATTCTTCTTCTTCATTACAGGATTCCACGGATTCCACGTATTCTCAGGAGTTGTTATTAATATCTTGATCTTCTTAGGTGTTTCCCGTGGTACTTACCACAAGCGCGGACACTATGAAATGGTTGAGAAAACAGGATTGTACTGGCACTTTGTCGATTTAGTATGGGTGTTCGTATTTACATTCTTCTACTTAGTTTAA
- a CDS encoding cytochrome C oxidase subunit IV family protein, whose protein sequence is MERDDIIEYSLDAHHSEEQGKKIRRKIWLVTAILTVITAFEVAVGAMVHQDNPMWWIVKLLFIGLTLLKAGYIVLVFMHLGDEKKVLKYCILVPYFIFIIYLIFIALTEANAVHTAWETYGG, encoded by the coding sequence ATGGAAAGAGACGATATTATTGAATACTCATTAGATGCTCACCATAGCGAAGAACAAGGAAAGAAGATTCGTCGCAAAATTTGGTTGGTAACGGCGATCCTTACTGTAATTACAGCATTTGAAGTAGCTGTAGGAGCAATGGTTCACCAGGACAACCCAATGTGGTGGATCGTGAAATTGTTGTTCATCGGATTGACATTATTGAAAGCAGGTTACATCGTATTGGTGTTCATGCACCTGGGTGACGAGAAAAAAGTATTGAAGTACTGCATCCTTGTTCCGTATTTTATATTCATTATTTACCTGATTTTCATCGCGCTGACGGAGGCTAACGCAGTCCACACAGCATGGGAAACATACGGAGGATAG